The following are from one region of the Shinella sp. PSBB067 genome:
- a CDS encoding GFA family protein has protein sequence MKQPTLPLDGACRCGRVKIRISAPPLLTMACHCTGCQRMSASAYSLSAAIPSEGFAVTAGEPVVAGASREAGHHFCPDCMTWMFTRPAGMDFFVNVRPTMFEDTGWFQPFIETYTSEKLTFAATGAVHSYEKFPPMEDYETLVSAYAARAA, from the coding sequence ATGAAGCAACCGACCTTGCCGCTTGACGGAGCCTGCCGTTGCGGGCGGGTGAAGATCCGTATCAGCGCGCCGCCGCTCCTGACCATGGCCTGCCATTGCACCGGCTGCCAGCGCATGTCGGCCAGCGCCTATTCGCTGAGCGCGGCGATTCCCTCGGAGGGTTTTGCCGTCACGGCGGGCGAGCCGGTCGTCGCCGGCGCCAGCCGCGAGGCGGGGCATCATTTCTGTCCCGATTGCATGACCTGGATGTTCACGCGGCCGGCGGGCATGGATTTCTTCGTCAATGTCCGGCCGACCATGTTCGAGGATACCGGCTGGTTCCAGCCCTTCATCGAAACCTATACCAGCGAGAAGCTTACCTTCGCCGCGACCGGCGCCGTGCACAGCTACGAGAAATTCCCGCCGATGGAGGATTACGAGACGCTCGTTTCCGCCTATGCGGCGCGCGCTGCTTGA
- a CDS encoding bifunctional 2-polyprenyl-6-hydroxyphenol methylase/3-demethylubiquinol 3-O-methyltransferase UbiG, giving the protein MAQNIYDQPAFFEGYSSLPRSVHGLAGAAEWESVRTLLPDLAGRRVVDLGCGFGWFARHAAAEGAKSVLALDLSENMLARAKAETQSPAVRYEIADLDRLELPEGAFDFAYSSLAFHYIADFDRLVRTIHAALVPGSSFVFTIEHPLYMAPSVPDWAEVDGRTIWPVDFYLVEGPRTTDWLAKGVVKHHRTLGTTLNALIAAGFVIRHVEEWKPSEAQLAAHPEWQVELNRPMFLLIACERP; this is encoded by the coding sequence ATGGCCCAGAATATCTACGACCAGCCCGCCTTCTTCGAGGGCTATTCCAGCCTTCCCCGCTCGGTTCACGGGCTTGCCGGCGCGGCGGAATGGGAATCGGTGCGCACGCTGCTGCCCGATCTTGCGGGCCGGCGCGTCGTCGATCTCGGCTGCGGCTTCGGCTGGTTCGCGCGCCATGCCGCCGCGGAGGGGGCGAAAAGCGTGCTCGCCCTCGATCTTTCGGAAAACATGCTGGCGCGCGCGAAGGCGGAAACGCAATCGCCGGCCGTGCGCTACGAGATCGCCGATCTCGACCGGCTCGAATTGCCGGAGGGCGCCTTCGACTTCGCCTATTCCTCGCTCGCCTTCCATTATATCGCGGATTTCGACCGGCTGGTGCGCACGATCCATGCGGCGCTGGTGCCGGGGTCGTCCTTCGTCTTCACCATCGAGCACCCGCTCTACATGGCCCCCTCGGTGCCCGATTGGGCGGAGGTCGACGGCCGCACGATCTGGCCGGTGGATTTCTATCTCGTCGAAGGGCCGCGCACGACGGACTGGCTTGCCAAGGGCGTCGTCAAGCATCACCGCACCCTCGGCACGACGCTGAATGCGCTCATCGCCGCGGGCTTCGTCATCCGCCATGTCGAGGAGTGGAAGCCGAGCGAGGCGCAGCTTGCCGCGCATCCCGAATGGCAGGTGGAACTGAACCGGCCGATGTTCCTGCTGATTGCCTGCGAGCGGCCCTGA
- a CDS encoding SDR family oxidoreductase: MTILDRFSQKGRVALVTGAGRGLGFEIARGLAEAGAHVVLTGRTAAALDEAVKAIAAAGGSASSAAFDIADRAAQRETLAEIERRHGRLDVLVNNVGARDRRPLSEMEDAAIDALLLTDLAAAASLSRDAAAIMKRHGHGRLISVTSINGHVALPNDGIYPAAKHGLTGLMRGMAVEYGPFGITSNAIAPGWFATETNAAMADDDELTPFVRQRIPVQRWARPDEIAGAALFLASDAASFVNGHVLVVDGGMTVRM; the protein is encoded by the coding sequence ATGACGATATTGGACAGGTTTTCCCAGAAAGGCCGCGTGGCCCTCGTCACCGGCGCCGGCCGCGGCCTCGGCTTCGAAATCGCCAGGGGCCTCGCCGAGGCCGGCGCGCATGTCGTGCTGACGGGCCGGACGGCCGCGGCGCTCGACGAGGCGGTGAAAGCAATCGCTGCTGCCGGCGGCAGCGCCTCCTCCGCCGCCTTCGACATCGCCGACCGCGCCGCCCAGCGCGAAACCCTCGCCGAAATCGAGCGCCGGCACGGGCGGCTGGACGTGCTGGTCAACAATGTCGGCGCGCGCGACCGCCGGCCGCTCTCCGAAATGGAGGATGCGGCCATCGACGCGCTCCTCCTCACCGACCTTGCCGCCGCCGCCAGCCTCTCGCGCGACGCGGCCGCGATCATGAAGCGTCACGGCCATGGCCGCCTCATCTCGGTCACCTCGATCAACGGCCATGTCGCGCTGCCGAACGACGGCATCTACCCCGCCGCCAAGCACGGCCTCACCGGCCTGATGCGCGGCATGGCGGTGGAATACGGCCCCTTCGGCATCACCAGCAATGCCATCGCCCCCGGCTGGTTCGCGACGGAAACCAATGCCGCGATGGCCGACGACGACGAGCTGACGCCCTTCGTGCGCCAGCGCATTCCCGTCCAGCGCTGGGCGCGCCCCGACGAGATCGCCGGCGCCGCCCTCTTCCTCGCCAGCGACGCCGCCTCCTTCGTCAACGGCCATGTGCTGGTGGTGGATGGCGGGATGACGGTGCGGATGTAG
- a CDS encoding IS110 family transposase — MDVIVGIDVSKERLDVHVLPAGDSFFVGNDHAGVDELARRLTRAKAGIVALEATGGYEMLAAAGLSSTGFAVVVVNPAQVRSYAHALGKRAKTDPIDAAVIAAFVAATSPEIRPLRDEESEVFSAIVSRRRQIVQMITAEENRARMALAKETSKSIRRLLAALRRELESLDGDLDGRIRKSPLWRVREALLTSVPGVGPTTARTLIAEMPELGSLDRRRIASLAGVAPFTRQSGKWRGKSFIGGGRSRVRAVLFMAALVAARHNPVLKAFRDRLVAAGKPKIVAIVATMRKLLTILNAIIRDGKPWQSA; from the coding sequence ATGGATGTGATCGTTGGCATCGATGTTTCCAAGGAACGGCTGGATGTGCATGTGCTTCCGGCCGGGGACAGTTTCTTCGTCGGCAATGATCATGCCGGCGTGGATGAACTGGCCAGGCGGCTTACCCGGGCGAAGGCCGGGATCGTGGCGTTGGAGGCGACCGGCGGTTACGAGATGCTTGCAGCCGCAGGCCTGTCTTCGACCGGCTTTGCGGTGGTCGTGGTCAATCCGGCGCAGGTGCGTTCCTATGCCCATGCCCTGGGCAAGCGCGCCAAGACCGATCCGATCGATGCGGCCGTGATCGCAGCCTTCGTGGCCGCAACAAGCCCCGAGATCCGGCCGTTGCGCGATGAGGAAAGCGAGGTCTTCTCGGCCATCGTTTCGCGCCGCCGCCAGATCGTGCAGATGATCACGGCGGAAGAGAACCGGGCGCGGATGGCCCTGGCGAAGGAGACGAGCAAGAGCATCAGGCGGCTGCTTGCCGCGCTGAGGCGTGAACTGGAAAGCCTGGATGGCGATCTGGACGGGCGCATTCGCAAATCGCCCTTGTGGCGGGTGCGCGAGGCCCTTCTGACGTCGGTGCCGGGCGTGGGGCCGACCACGGCCCGCACGCTGATTGCCGAGATGCCGGAACTGGGCAGCCTCGACCGGCGCCGGATCGCGTCATTGGCGGGCGTTGCACCGTTCACGCGGCAGTCGGGCAAGTGGCGCGGCAAGAGCTTCATCGGTGGCGGGCGCAGCCGGGTGCGGGCCGTGCTGTTCATGGCCGCTCTCGTGGCGGCCCGTCACAACCCGGTCCTCAAGGCTTTCCGCGACCGTCTCGTTGCTGCCGGAAAGCCGAAGATCGTCGCCATCGTCGCGACCATGCGAAAGCTCCTCACCATCCTCAACGCCATCATCCGGGACGGAAAACCATGGCAAAGCGCTTGA
- a CDS encoding VOC family protein: MKVTQHLWFEKDMEAAIGFYASLIPGSSVHWVTPMMADTPSGPAGSVKSASFTLGDQRYMAIEAGPLDPFNHSFSIVVECETQGDLDRLWNALREGGSVEQCGWLKDRWGLSWQIAPTRLGELMSDPDPDKVRRVTAAMLKMVKLDIAPLEAAAAG; encoded by the coding sequence ATGAAAGTCACGCAGCATCTCTGGTTCGAGAAGGACATGGAGGCCGCCATCGGCTTCTATGCCTCGCTCATTCCCGGCTCTTCCGTCCACTGGGTCACGCCTATGATGGCCGATACGCCGAGCGGGCCGGCCGGCAGCGTGAAGAGCGCGAGCTTCACGCTCGGCGACCAGCGCTACATGGCCATCGAGGCCGGGCCGCTCGATCCCTTCAACCACAGCTTCTCCATCGTGGTGGAGTGCGAGACGCAGGGCGACCTCGACCGGTTATGGAATGCGCTGCGCGAGGGCGGCTCGGTGGAGCAGTGCGGCTGGCTGAAGGACCGCTGGGGCCTTTCCTGGCAGATCGCGCCGACACGGCTCGGCGAGCTGATGAGCGATCCCGATCCGGACAAGGTGCGCCGCGTCACTGCGGCGATGCTGAAGATGGTCAAGCTGGATATCGCGCCGCTGGAGGCGGCTGCGGCGGGATAG